From one Dermatophagoides farinae isolate YC_2012a chromosome 5, ASM2471394v1, whole genome shotgun sequence genomic stretch:
- the LOC142597562 gene encoding uncharacterized protein LOC142597562: protein MADKVKDNPTPEEISKLDEDIEDVYDQVENVVAFCPTDPSASTVKIYNEKILQIKKSSARVANKAEKWESKGLKNMEKLRGLLKTITEFEQRLGTYWQRIREALDKAEPTKEEMNISVSALEYFKRSRNQQTQAREDFSSWFNRSRSTAPPLQEISGRNVHGNPETREDNVMFQTPQGLTFRNTPPETDNQTVTPQMLQQVMQRLLETFQTPTATNMASTPLGQTTILPPIDRRKKYHGRNLDNINKFDGKARNFAEFIKSFDTFVGTTDIADDEKLVLLRKKLDEDSLNVVRGIENYEEAYTVLNKMYNNTAIVKRDIIQDIRALPTVRSYTQVDQMIKNLGVVRSRYNQLKKEPQQRTFLEFEFFSLVWNKFPKEVAEKSGEMADEPGRIHKFMKDAESYVQSWQKTLAAQESSNPTNETSRVRLHNTSVDNHYQSERESGFRTNAWGGPSLRQKPMGEAWRNNREQGYRQPQQQMATPGQWTSNRWQQQQQYFENRRLECMFCGKPHLSKNCPLTTKQRKQILIKEGRCIKCLGRTHETNQCMSVKKCFECGGPHTYLVCDQPKATTKPDHQQQTSQQPEQSGENVVPTRQNQDNQDNFDPSLLATNVKESNAPEGVPLMWTPGLTKIKVLINEFPCEALFDTGASHSFISDKLREKLNLPWVHQKRIRVNQANSACEAMGVVKVKLQMGVMKRSHLFFVLAARENVIIGVDVMKKFRSYRDIDGKVFQVLNYKSYRLDVRRSSGKDVRLSTIIIDEDTEEDTQRLKRKDQERTDQQVQEFTEAGLIQKSTSDYALPVVPVNKKDEGEETRLCMDNRKPNEVTVPERYPMPNIGDIVEKLLDASLFTTLNIASGFIHIPIAARDQRKTALVTIHEHFEGNVMPFRLQNAPAIFQRTIYNVLKKHNLTTFAQNYIDDIIVFSKTRPDHLKHLELVLEAMIKENIKLEESECRFMQEKVIYLGHEISKNTISPLHSNMDAILEYPAPTDKKTLRIFLGKINFYHRFIPSRTKTLDPFYSLLKKNAPFIWKQCHEDAFQVIKKIITSKLVLKIFDPGAETILITDASDVGIGAILKQKKDGQEETVGYFSRKLLPYQKNYVVSEKGIVNHNRSY from the coding sequence atggCCGACAAAGTGAAAGATAACCCGACCCCAGAAGAAATCAGCAAGTTGGACGAAGATATCGAAGACGTATACGATCAAGTTGAAAATGTAGTTGCTTTCTGCCCGACGGATCCATCCGCAAGCACCGTGAAAATTtataatgagaaaattttgcAAATCAAGAAAAGTAGTGCACGGGTCGCCAATAAAGCCGAGAAATGGGAATCGAAGGGATTGAAGAACATGGAAAAACTCAGAGGCCTGCTCAAGACTATCACCGAATTTGAACAAAGGCTAGGAACGTACTGGCAAAGAATCAGAGAGGCCCTGGACAAAGCGGAACCAACCAAGGAAGAAATGAATATATCAGTGTCAGCGCTAGAATATTTCAAACGTTCCAGAAACCAGCAAACACAAGCAAGAGAAGATTTCTCCAGCTGGTTCAATAGATCAAGATCCACCGCTCCTCCACTGCAAGAAATATCAGGTCGAAATGTCCACGGGAACCCAGAAACAAGAGAAGATAACGTGATGTTCCAGACGCCACAGGGCCTAACATTCAGAAACACACCGCCGGAAACGGACAATCAAACCGTCACTCCACAGATGCTGCAACAGGTCATGCAACGATTGCTGGAGACCTTTCAGACGCCAACAGCAACCAATATGGCCTCAACACCCCTAGGCCAAACAACTATTCTCCCACCTATCGACAGAAGGAAGAAATATCACGGTAGAAACTTAGACAACATCAACAAGTTTGATGGCAAAGCCCGAAACTTCGCAGAATTCATAAAAAGTTTTGATACATTTGTAGGCACAACTGATATcgctgatgatgaaaagctTGTATTGTTAAGGAAAAAGTTGGATGAGGACAGCCTGAATGTTGTCAGAGGTATCGAAAATTACGAAGAAGCTTACACGGTCCTCAACAAAATGTACAACAACACAGCTATCGTTAAAAGAGACATCATACAAGACATTAGAGCATTGCCAACAGTGAGATCTTACACCCAAGTTGACCAGATGATAAAAAACCTGGGCGTGGTCAGATCAAGATATAACCAACTAAAGAAGGAACCACAACAACGAACGTTCCTGGAATTTGAATTCTTCAGTTTGGTATGGAACAAATTCCCAAAAGAAGTGGCTGAAAAATCGGGAGAAATGGCAGATGAGCCAGGGCGGATCCACAAATTTATGAAAGACGCTGAAAGCTATGTACAAAGCTGGCAAAAGACACTGGCCGCCCAAGAGTCCAGCAACCCGACCAACGAGACATCAAGAGTCAGACTGCACAACACGTCCGTGGACAACCACTACCAGTCCGAGAGAGAATCGGGGTTCCGAACAAATGCCTGGGGAGGTCCCTCTCTCAGACAGAAACCTATGGGGGAAGCTTGGCGAAACAATCGTGAACAAGGTTATAGACAACCCCAGCAACAAATGGCTACACCAGGACAATGGACAAGCAACCGatggcaacaacagcaacagtaCTTTGAAAACAGACGATTAGAATGCATGTTCTGTGGAAAACCTCATCTATCGAAAAATTGCCCTCTTACGAcgaaacaaagaaaacaaatattgataaaGGAAGGCAGGTGCATCAAATGTCTTGGCCGCACACATGAAACGAACCAGTGCATGTCCGTAAAGAAATGCTTCGAATGCGGGGGACCACATACCTATCTCGTTTGCGACCAGCCGAAAGCAACGACAAAACCcgaccatcaacaacagacaTCACAACAACCAGAACAGTCCGGCGAGAACGTCGTACCGACACGTCAGAATCAAGACAATCAAGACAACTTTGATCCATCACTGCTTGCTACCAATGTAAAAGAATCGAATGCTCCGGAAGGAGTACCATTGATGTGGACTCCTGGACTAACGAAGATAAAGGTCTTGATAAACGAATTTCCGTGTGAGGCCTTGTTTGATACGGGAGCTTCACATTCCTTTATCAGCGATAAATtaagagaaaaattgaatttaccGTGGGTACACCAGAAACGAATCCGTGTAAATCAAGCAAATTCGGCTTGCGAAGCGATGGGCGTAGTAAAAGTAAAATTACAGATGGGGGTAATGAAACGATCTCATCTATTTTTTGTGCTCGCAGCAAGAGAAAACGTGATTATAGGAGTGGACGTCATGAAGAAATTCCGGTCGTATCGCGATATTGATGGGAAAGTATTCCAAGTGCTAAACTATAAGTCGTATCGATTGGACGTTCGGAGAAGCTCCGGGAAAGACGTAAGGCTTagcacaatcatcattgacgaAGACACCGAAGAAGATACGCAACGGCTGAAGAGAAAAGACCAAGAAAGAACAGACCAACAGGTCCAAGAATTTACAGAGGCTGGTCTAATACAAAAATCCACATCAGACTATGCTTTGCCGGTCGTTCCggtgaataaaaaagatgaaGGGGAGGAGACTCGACTGTGCATGGACAACAGAAAACCCAACGAGGTCACAGTCCCAGAAAGATATCCGATGCCGAATATAGGGGATATCGTGGAAAAATTGTTGGATGCCTCCCTCTTCACTACGTTGAATATAGCATCGggattcattcatatccCGATAGCGGCAAGAGACCAGAGGAAAACTGCTCTCGTGACCATACATGAACATTTCGAAGGGAATGTCATGCCATTCAGGCTGCAAAACGCACCTGCGATCTTCCAACGGACCATTTACAACGTCCTGAAGAAACACAATCTAACGACATTCGCACAAAATTACATCGACGATATCATTGTGTTTTCAAAGACAAGACCGGATCACCTCAAACACCTCGAGCTGGTCTTGGAAGCCATGATAAAGGAAAATATCAAGTTAGAAGAATCGGAATGCCGTTTCATGCAAGAAAAGGTGATTTATCTAGGACAtgaaatttccaaaaatacAATCAGTCCGCTACACAGCAACATGGACGCCATCTTAGAATACCCAGCACCGACCGATAAGAAAACCCTGAGAATATTTCTTgggaaaataaatttttatcatcgatTCATACCAAGCCGAACAAAAACTTTGGACCCATTCTATTCCTTGTTGAAGAAGAACGCACCATTTATATGGAAACAATGTCATGAAGATGCGTTTCAAGTAATAAAGAAGATAATTACATCAAAGCTGGTCCTAAAGATATTCGACCCGGGGGCTGAAACAATTTTAATAACGGATGCATCCGATGTAGGGATCGGAGCCATCCTGAAACAGAAGAAAGATGGACAAGAAGAAACGGTCGGCTATTTTTCTCGAAAATTGTTACCCTATCAAAAGAACTATGTGGTATCGGAAAAAGGAATTGTTAACCATAATCGAAGCTATTGA
- the LOC142597563 gene encoding uncharacterized protein LOC142597563 — translation MRYYLPEKPAIEEMHRIHVEKGHLGIVKTIQHFSIKYCATNQNQLAIDLVNGCDICKRAKKQIRKYGEIGQMEPTRSWTALAKEAITEYKHTIHSSTGYTPSFLLDGSDPDEIYQDVDLVQARKLAFNTSQAAHKISKERIERKHKVLQLKEGDLVYENLTDESNKEKLESVFSGPFEIGNKISETIYEIKLPNKIERVHIGKLKPYQPPIISEN, via the coding sequence ATGCGGTATTATCTGCCGGAGAAACCAGCAATTGAAGAGATGCATCGAATCCATGTGGAAAAGGGTCATTTGGGTATTGTTAAGACCATCCAACACTTTTCCATCAAGTATTGCGCCACTAATCAGAACCAGTTGGCCATAGACTTAGTAAACGGGTGTGATATCTGCAAACGGGCCAAGAAACAAATCCGTAAATACGGAGAAATCGGACAAATGGAGCCAACACGGTCGTGGACAGCTCTAGCTAAAGAGGCCATAACagaatacaaacacacaattcACAGCAGCACAGGCTACACACCATCATTCTTATTAGATGGGTCCGATCCTGATGAAATATATCAGGATGTAGATCTAGTTCAGGCTAGAAAGTTAGCATTTAACACCAGTCAAGCTGCACATAAGATTTCCAAAGAAAgaatagaaagaaaacacAAAGTTTTACAATTAAAAGAAGGTGACCTAGTGTACGAAAATCTCACCgatgaatcaaacaaagaaaaacttgaatCGGTGTTTAGCGGTCCGTTTGAAATTGGCAACAAAATTTCAGAAACCATATACGAAATCAAATTaccaaacaaaattgaacgTGTGCACATCGGAAAGTTGAAGCCATATCAACCTCCGATCATCAGTGAAAACTAA